One Mya arenaria isolate MELC-2E11 chromosome 7, ASM2691426v1 genomic window carries:
- the LOC128241279 gene encoding uncharacterized protein LOC128241279, whose protein sequence is MPRLNDERSNLRFIYLYIYFIFGVCNRVFGATCVPQDRPKIKIQIHGVWTIQYAEYLAITEGPVLPQTHVNVFLPMMMENTAIMSNAHTNTPVSLEAAHRQAVVTV, encoded by the exons ATGCCAAGACTAAATGATGAACGCTCTAATTTACGCTTTATCTatctgtatatttatttcatatttggaGTTTGTAACCGCGTATTCGGGGCc ACATGTGTGCCACAGGATCGTCCAAAAATCAAGATACAGATACACGGCGTGTGGACTATT cAATATGCAGAATACCTTGCCATAACGGAGGGACCTGTATTGCCCCAGACACATGTCAATGTCTTCCTTCCCATGATGATGGAAAATACTGCAATAATG TCCAATGCTCACACGAACACCCCTGTTTCCCTGGAAGCTGCACATCGTCAAGCAGTTGTGACTGTATAG